The Rhodococcus sp. ABRD24 genome contains the following window.
CGGGCATTGGTGCCACGGATCTCGTGAACGTACTTTTCCGTCGAACCATAGTTGCGCAGTAGTCGGATGCGCCTCGCCAGCGCCGCGTCGGTCGTGACGACCGCACCGCCGTCGCCCATTGCTCCGAGGTTCTTGCCCGGGTAGAAACTGAATGCGGCAGCCGTGGATCCAGCGCCGATTCGCCGACCTCGGTGGCGAGCGCCGACCGCCTGCGCGGCGTCCTCGACGATAGCGAGACCGTACCGCTCGGCAATTGGCCGCAACACGTCGAGGTCTGCCGGGTGGCCATAGAGATGCACCGGGAGAATCGCCACGGTGCGTGGGGTGATCGCCTGCTCCACCAGTCCGGGGTCGAGAGTGTAGGTCACCTGGTCCGGCTCGACCGGCACCGGAATCGCGCCCACCTTCGACACTGCCAGCCATGTGGCGATGAAAGTGTGGGACGGCACGATCACCTCGTCGCCCCGGCCGATGCCCAGCGCAAGTAGGCTCAGTTCCAAAGCATCGCAACCACTTCCAACCGTCACGCAGTACGCGTTCTCACAGTATGTGGCAAATTCCTTCTCGAAAGCCTCGTTCTCCGGACCGTGCAAGTACCGCCCCGAGCCGAGTACGCGCTGACACGCCTGGTCGATGTCCGCCCGTAGTTCGAGATATGCAGCCGAAAGATCGAGGAATGCGACATCCATGCGCGCGGCCGTCCCAGCTTGTGGTCGTGTTGGACATGTTCAGTGTTCGGTCGCGGACTCGAAATTCCGCTTTCATGCTCGAACAAGCACTACCAAGAAGGTCCGCTCGGTGCAACACAATTCTGCAAGCTCTCTCGAGACGTCTCGATTCGCAGTCCTTCGAAGTCCCGCTCGAGGCGCTTCCTCCTTCACCGGAGTTCAGGTAGTCCCTTCGGAGGCGCCGGCAATCGAGATGGATGTCACGACACGTCACGTAGCGACGACTATTCGTGCAGCGAAAGCAGCTGGAGATGACGTAAATAAATGCGGCAATAGAACCAAAACACCTGACAATAAGTGAGGGAACTGGTTACGATCTCGAGCGTGGGGCTAATCACATGCCGAATCTGCGGAAATTCCGACCTCGAGACCGTGCTCAATCTAGGAGATCAGTCACTGACGGGGGTATTCCCCCGAAGTCGCGACGACGTCGTTCCTTCGGTCCCGCTCGAACTGGTCAAATGCGCACCGCCGGGCTGCGGCTTGGTTCAGCTGCGCGACACAGCTGACTTCGGGTTGATGTACAACGAGGGCTATGGCTACC
Protein-coding sequences here:
- a CDS encoding DegT/DnrJ/EryC1/StrS family aminotransferase → MDVAFLDLSAAYLELRADIDQACQRVLGSGRYLHGPENEAFEKEFATYCENAYCVTVGSGCDALELSLLALGIGRGDEVIVPSHTFIATWLAVSKVGAIPVPVEPDQVTYTLDPGLVEQAITPRTVAILPVHLYGHPADLDVLRPIAERYGLAIVEDAAQAVGARHRGRRIGAGSTAAAFSFYPGKNLGAMGDGGAVVTTDAALARRIRLLRNYGSTEKYVHEIRGTNARLDELQAAVLRVKLTHLDEWNTRRSAVAAIYRAELQGLLGIVTPEPLPWAEPAWHLYVLRAQDRDLVMRDLEAAGVHTLIHYPTPVHLSPAYADMELRKGAFPIAEALSREVLSLPIGPHLSTAAANHIVAAIARSSGAKRLGDAGFEVRY